Part of the Commensalibacter nepenthis genome, GTGCGGATAGACATTTGGCAGAGAGTTTTAAAAAGGCGATTAATTTAGAATATGGTTTAACGTCTCCAGATGACCCGCAGAAGCGTCAAACAGTTTCGATAGATAAATCCCCTACCAAAAAACACAAAAGATGCTGTAGCGGCTTTAAATGAGCTTATTGAGTATGAATTTTCTCAAGGGAACATACAGAACCGTCAAGATGTGGTTGCTTGCTTTGAAAGACATGGGTTTGAGATTAGTCGGCAGGGTCAAGATTATCTATCGATTAAAAATGAGAATGGCAGGAATGTTAGATTAAAGGGAGCTTTTTATGAGCAGACTTTCAGAGCTGATACAGCACGCCAAGCAATCGCAGAAGCAGAAAGAGGAAGAAGTCGAGAAAATTATCGAGGAGAAGTTGAACAAGCTCGAGAGCAACTTCAACGCTCGGTTGAAGCAAAGCTTCGGGAAAATAGACAGCGATTTGCAAGAACAGGGCGAAAAAGTAAATCAAAGATTGCTCAGGCTATACAAAATACCAATGCTTTGTATCGGAGGGATAGGAGTTCTTTTAGTGTTAGGAGTGGTGTATCTGGCTTATCTAGCGAACGGATATTGGGACGAGATGAACGAGTGGAAACAGTCGGCGGAGATATACAAAGCCAACAGTCAGAACATACTGCTCAACAAATGCACGATGGACGACAAGACGACCAGAATATGCGTTCAAGTAGACCCGCAATACAAAGACCAAGAGTGGGGAAACAATCTGAAAGTTTTAACGATAAGGGCGGATTAAATGAACCCGATTATGAAGCAGTTGCAAGAAGCATTGAGCGAGCTAAGCGAGACAGCAAAGAGAGAGTTGCTCGTTATTACCGAGCAGCACAGGAAGAGCATGAACGCTGTCGAGCAGAAGCACGAAGCAGAATTGAAGCTAGTCAACGAGCGGTTGAGCAGGTTAGAGAGCGAAAATCAGGAATTAAAGAGCTTGCTCAAAAACTGTTTGAACGAGTTAGAATAACCGTTCAAAAGAGAATTGAACGGTATCAGGAGAGGTTACAGAATATTCCTAGGGGAGGTATGAAATTTTAGTTTTATGTTTTGTTTTTATTATAGAATTAACCAAACAAATCTGAATGAGTGCCTGTGCGTTCAAAATGCACTGTAACTTCATCTGGACAATAATAAATCAACAACCAGTCTGGCTCTATATGTAATTCTCTATGAGGTTTCCATACACCTTTTAAGGGATGATCTTTTAACGCAAAAGGTAATGGCTTATCATTAACGATAAGTTCTATTACAGCCTTCATCTTTTGTATATTTTTTCCGCGTTTTTCGCATTTTCGAATATCTTTTTTAAATAAATTCGAAAATTTAATATTACGCATTCTTAAATACCTAGCTGTTTATATAAATCATTAATATCTTTTGCTGTATGTAAATCTTCTCCACGTTCTGACTTACGCATTGTTTCAAGTGTTAGTTCATTAGGTTCTCTATTTTTAGAAATATATTCTCTCATTAACTCTCTAATCACTTGAGCTACTGGTCGATCATGGCGTGCCGCAACAGCTTTGAAATTTTCTTTTAATTCTGCTTCGACTTTGAATGTCATAACATCTGTTTTCATAGTTTAACTCCTTTGCATCATAGAAAATATTATAATTGCTATACAAAGTAATGTAAATATAATACTTTGTATAGCAATTATAATATTTTAATTTGCTTCATCGTGGTAGAAACTATCTATTGACTTAATCGTTTAGGATCATGCAAAGGTGTAATAGTTTTTGTAGGGGTGTTATGTCTATTGTTTCGATTTCCGAGGCTTCTCGACTGGTCAACAAGTGTAGACAAACTATCTATAAACATATTCGACAAGGAAAGTTGTCTACGTCAATATGTGTTGATGGATCAAAGGGGATTGATACATCTGAACTGATACGAGTTTATGGTATGTTGACTGTAGACGGAGTTACAAGTGTTGGTGCTAACAATAATAGACAGCAAACTACAAAATTTATTGTTGATACTGTTAAAAATGTTGATGTCAACAACCCATACAGGCAGCACGATTGCCTCTACGGGTGGCAGTGTGAATATGAGTGCCAATGGTGATATTAATATCAATGGTTCAAATATTATTGCAAAACAAGATGTGAATATGGCTGGTAACAATATCAACTTCAACACCGTCACAAATACAACTAACGGGGATAATTATAAAAAAGATTCCTTTACAGGGTTAACCGTAGGGGTCTCTGGTCAGTCTGTGATTGGTGGGGTTTCAAAAAATGCATTGGCAGCTGTCAATAGTAAGGATAATGCGTCAATGTCGACTAGTATTAGCAGTGCCGCAATAAGTGCAACAAAGACAGCATTGGGAGCTTCGGGAGCATTGGATACTGTTGCAGATAATCCAATAAACCTAGCACAGGCCTTGGCTGCAGAAAAAGCCAATGTGGCTAATCATGCAGGGGTGAATTATAATTTGATGGGTGTCAGTGCCTCTGTTGGTCATGAATCGAATAAATCGGAAAGTCAAAAAGCAACGACCACAGATGTTGGGTCAAGCGTTACTGCTGGTGGCAAGGTGAATATTAACGCCAAAAATGATATTAATGCGACAGGTTCGACGATCAGTGGCAATGATGTTATTTTTAACGCTGGTGGGGATATTAACCTGAATGCGGGATATAAGACTGAAGAGAGTAAAAGCTCGTCGTCTAGTAATAAGTTTGGAATTGGCGCCAGTGGGTCTGTTGGAATTGGTGGTGGCAGTGTTGGTTTGACGGCTGAGGGGTCTGTGGGTTGGGGGAATTCTAAATCTTCCAGCAAGACGGCGATTGATACGGTTGTCAATGGCACGAATTCTGTTACGATAAACAATCAAAATGGCAATTTGAACCTGAATGGTGCGCAAATTACGAACAAGAATCCTGATGGGACGCTCAGTGATGGATCGATTATGATTAATACGGGGAATTTGAATATCACGACACCTCAAAATACAGCGAAGTATGATAGTGATCAGTATAAAGTGGGTGTTTCTGGTTCATTACCTTTAGTTTCTGCTGGTTTTGGGAATAATGCAGGGCCTCTTATTCCCTTTGCCCAAGGCACCTTAACTGGGGGGATTACGGATATTCATAATGATTACAAATCGACAGAACAAACGTTGTCTGGACTTTATGCGGGTAAGGGAGGGTTGGACGTAAATGTATCTGGCACGACGACATTAACAGGGGGTGCGATTACCAGTGCTGCGGATGTGTCCAAGAATCAAATAACGACGGGCAGCTTGATTGGAAATTCATTGGATAACCATTCTGTGTGGAGTGGTCTGAACGTATCTGGTTCGACCACGGTTACCAGCCAAGATACAGTGGCGGGCACGGCATCGGATGCAAAGGATAATCATTTATTACCAGGGAATGTGTTAAACAGCGCCTCTGGCCTTGGGATTGGGGGCGGTGTTGTGATGAATAATGAACATAGGACGACGGATTCTGTGATTGGTGGGAATATTACGGTGAATGCGGGGTCAACAACGGGTAAGATTGTGAACGATGCGGATGCTGCGAATGGCTATATTCAGAATGGATTTGATGCGAATAAAATTCAAAGTGATTTTGCC contains:
- a CDS encoding type II toxin-antitoxin system RelE/ParE family toxin, whose protein sequence is MRNIKFSNLFKKDIRKCEKRGKNIQKMKAVIELIVNDKPLPFALKDHPLKGVWKPHRELHIEPDWLLIYYCPDEVTVHFERTGTHSDLFG
- a CDS encoding hemagglutinin repeat-containing protein, giving the protein MLMSTTHTGSTIASTGGSVNMSANGDININGSNIIAKQDVNMAGNNINFNTVTNTTNGDNYKKDSFTGLTVGVSGQSVIGGVSKNALAAVNSKDNASMSTSISSAAISATKTALGASGALDTVADNPINLAQALAAEKANVANHAGVNYNLMGVSASVGHESNKSESQKATTTDVGSSVTAGGKVNINAKNDINATGSTISGNDVIFNAGGDINLNAGYKTEESKSSSSSNKFGIGASGSVGIGGGSVGLTAEGSVGWGNSKSSSKTAIDTVVNGTNSVTINNQNGNLNLNGAQITNKNPDGTLSDGSIMINTGNLNITTPQNTAKYDSDQYKVGVSGSLPLVSAGFGNNAGPLIPFAQGTLTGGITDIHNDYKSTEQTLSGLYAGKGGLDVNVSGTTTLTGGAITSAADVSKNQITTGSLIGNSLDNHSVWSGLNVSGSTTVTSQDTVAGTASDAKDNHLLPGNVLNSASGLGIGGGVVMNNEHRTTDSVIGGNITVNAGSTTGKIVNDADAANGYIQNGFDANKIQSDFANQSNLTQQLTTIGNSLTDIVVSQIDKNHPEAMAGDKEIGKTISTGVGAVGGAAFGGGNVGATAAGVVAGDVINGLASDASHKLADKISPNQQNPQDPKNGGATNLQNKTDTEQGGSTQPNNTTKGDAGNESTKNQTYDTTTDINKVVSSVAHDVIVGGFGAIAGILGGGGNVGLDATAGGITSLKVAPKIEKPKSQKVDPKAKGKQPTKPGEQNVPKK
- a CDS encoding addiction module antitoxin, whose protein sequence is MKTDVMTFKVEAELKENFKAVAARHDRPVAQVIRELMREYISKNREPNELTLETMRKSERGEDLHTAKDINDLYKQLGI